In Synechococcus sp. MW101C3, one genomic interval encodes:
- a CDS encoding ArsJ-associated glyceraldehyde-3-phosphate dehydrogenase → MKIGINGFGRIGRLVFRALWERPAHRSADAGGYTLVHVNDPAGDAASAAHLLEFDSVHGHWPQAVQAEADGFRIGNHAVSYSRHKDPTAVPWADAGVDLVLECSGKIKTPDTLEPYFTVPGLRRVIVACPVKGMVAGAEALNVVFGINHHLYEPSRHRLLTAASCTTNCLAPVVKVVHESFGIRHGSITTLHNITNTQVVIDAFKSDLRRARSAGNSLIPTTTGSAKAIGLIFPELQGKLNGHAVRVPLTNASITDAVFELERAVSVEEVNGAFAAAAAGPLQGILGYEERPLVSVDYINDSRSSIIDALSTMVVNGTQLKVFAWYDNEWGYSCRMADLACHVAALEAGVGPAVRELSGS, encoded by the coding sequence ATGAAGATCGGCATCAACGGCTTTGGCCGGATCGGCCGCCTTGTGTTCCGCGCCCTCTGGGAACGCCCGGCTCACCGCAGTGCGGACGCCGGGGGCTACACGTTGGTCCATGTCAACGACCCTGCCGGTGACGCTGCGTCTGCCGCCCATCTGCTCGAATTCGATTCCGTGCACGGCCACTGGCCTCAGGCGGTGCAGGCCGAAGCCGACGGCTTCCGCATTGGCAATCATGCCGTGAGCTACAGCCGTCACAAGGATCCCACCGCCGTGCCCTGGGCCGACGCCGGCGTGGACTTGGTGCTCGAATGCAGCGGCAAGATCAAGACCCCCGACACCCTTGAGCCCTACTTCACTGTGCCGGGCCTCAGGCGGGTGATCGTGGCCTGCCCGGTGAAAGGCATGGTCGCCGGCGCAGAAGCTCTCAACGTGGTGTTCGGCATCAACCATCACCTCTATGAGCCCAGCCGCCACCGTCTGCTCACCGCCGCTTCCTGCACCACCAACTGCCTGGCGCCGGTGGTGAAGGTGGTGCACGAAAGCTTCGGCATTCGCCACGGCTCGATCACCACCCTGCACAACATCACCAACACCCAGGTGGTGATCGATGCCTTCAAATCCGACCTGCGCCGCGCCCGCTCCGCCGGCAACTCGCTGATCCCCACCACCACCGGATCGGCCAAGGCAATTGGTCTGATCTTTCCCGAACTGCAGGGCAAGCTCAACGGCCACGCCGTGCGGGTGCCGCTCACGAATGCCTCGATCACCGATGCGGTGTTCGAACTGGAGCGCGCGGTGAGTGTGGAGGAGGTGAATGGGGCCTTTGCCGCCGCCGCCGCCGGCCCACTGCAGGGAATCCTGGGCTACGAAGAGCGGCCGCTGGTGTCGGTGGATTACATCAACGACAGCCGCAGCTCGATCATCGATGCTCTCTCCACGATGGTGGTGAACGGCACCCAGCTCAAGGTGTTCGCCTGGTACGACAACGAGTGGGGCTACAGCTGCCGCATGGCCGATCTGGCCTGCCACGTGGCGGCGCTCGAAGCCGGTGTCGGGCCAGCGGTCCGCGAGCTTTCCGGATCATGA
- a CDS encoding diguanylate cyclase domain-containing protein codes for MVSGLSEAARSRIADFCLIADLTGTDLLVLALSSGRFVACNDSAHTRLGYSRAELLTLTPAAIQADPDHDVAWVAARLQELVAAGGGSFQTRHRCKNHTILDVEVSHRVLTLQGEQLVLSSVRDLTEAHLRDTSVASACKLLSDGEAFSGIGSWELRFADGTLRGSPQMRRLCRWADHETATTILAYGALVHPSDRNRWHKELQRAVNLGEALCSRHRLAFADGSERLMQVDAQITYDTSGEPLRALGTLRDLSREQSLLQRQIGERTHDPVTGLPNKLAALEELNRRLQGRGYNNSMAVLSLDIDGFQDINDQFGSEVGDQVLQEVARRLEELMGSEAWLARLSSDDFLLVLEDSIHSLGDGLMA; via the coding sequence ATGGTGAGTGGGCTCTCGGAAGCAGCCCGCAGCCGGATTGCCGACTTCTGCCTGATCGCCGACCTCACAGGCACTGATCTGCTTGTGCTCGCGTTGAGCAGCGGCCGCTTCGTGGCCTGCAATGACTCCGCACACACCCGGCTGGGCTACAGCAGAGCCGAACTGCTCACTCTCACCCCGGCCGCCATCCAGGCGGACCCTGACCACGATGTCGCCTGGGTGGCGGCCCGGCTCCAGGAACTGGTGGCCGCTGGTGGGGGGAGTTTTCAGACCCGTCACCGCTGCAAGAACCACACAATCCTGGATGTGGAGGTGAGCCACCGGGTGTTGACGCTCCAGGGGGAGCAGCTGGTGCTGAGCTCCGTGCGCGACCTCACTGAGGCGCATCTGCGCGACACCAGCGTGGCCAGCGCCTGCAAACTGCTGAGTGACGGGGAGGCGTTCAGCGGCATCGGCTCCTGGGAGCTGCGTTTTGCCGATGGCACCCTGCGCGGGTCGCCACAGATGCGGCGCTTGTGCCGGTGGGCGGACCACGAAACGGCCACCACGATCCTGGCCTATGGCGCCCTGGTGCATCCCTCCGACCGCAACCGCTGGCACAAGGAGTTGCAGCGGGCGGTCAATCTGGGCGAAGCGTTGTGCAGCCGCCACCGCCTGGCCTTTGCCGATGGCAGCGAAAGGCTGATGCAGGTGGATGCACAGATCACTTACGACACCAGCGGGGAGCCCCTGCGCGCTCTGGGCACCCTGCGTGACCTGAGCCGGGAGCAGAGCCTGCTGCAGCGCCAGATCGGGGAGCGTACCCACGATCCGGTCACCGGCCTTCCCAACAAGCTGGCCGCACTTGAGGAGCTCAACCGGCGCCTGCAGGGCCGCGGCTACAACAACTCCATGGCCGTGCTCAGCCTGGACATCGACGGCTTTCAGGACATCAACGACCAGTTCGGCTCCGAGGTGGGCGATCAGGTGCTGCAGGAAGTGGCCCGGCGACTTGAGGAGCTGATGGGATCGGAGGCCTGGCTGGCGCGCCTCAGCAGCGACGACTTCCTCCTCGTGCTGGAGGATTCGATCCATTCTCTCGGCGATGGCCTGATGGCCTGA
- a CDS encoding EAL domain-containing protein, with product MACRHLQQRWGRQNQLLADLPLLPSLCIGLASYPEHAQTGQTLIQCANTALSKAKSLGRSQVCAYSSTISRQIQERIHLSGELGQAIDRQQFRLVVQPQVHCSRALVGAEILLRWTNSQGIPVAPSHFIPLAEQSGLILQLGSWVFQQTLQHLVRWRAAGLPVPRLALNVSPRELELPGRQYISSLMDGLMEHNLSPAQLELEITESALLQDPLACREHLRVLADQGFRITIDDFGTGYASLELLRDLPAHRLKIDRTFVRSLTASAGDRTIVQAAITLAQGLGMECIAEGVETEEQRQILENLGCNLYQGYLCGRPLELDAFETLLRDRLASPKSGDDTGRWQSQVSLQPNRQRNSTSVPSTFEQLELLRSAFDLADDYFMLLQVIQGDEDSITDFLILEANQSACATMQQEREAIVGKTLLTIFPQMEQNGLLEIHIDAASRSTPTFINDFVYKDDTLIQAHRCYDIQILPTRGFLVVSWRDVTDRLRAARTLANSAALYRLLTDNIVEVVMLLNQQEEVVWVSPSLEPMTGWREDQWKGKTFCELFVSAEGRPEPLQLDAWLTPHGPIHQGRLRLADPKGGWSWVDLSVRRLQEEGRRSGDSSAAPEGSPAALNLHEGYVITLQPVDQKVIEEQRLLQRANHDPLTGLDSRDAILSLLEQRLLDDKTLRAQPLALLFCDCDGFKDINDSYGHACGDVVLQSVARRIQQVIRHRDHAGRIGGDEFLVILDGIRALEHAIAVAEKLQVAISRPVPWGDHSITPSFSIGVALHGAGEDAALFLRRADRNMYAAKAGGRHRVVAL from the coding sequence ATGGCCTGCCGTCACCTTCAGCAGCGCTGGGGCCGGCAGAACCAGCTGCTGGCTGATCTGCCCTTGCTGCCCAGCCTCTGCATCGGCCTCGCTTCCTATCCCGAGCACGCCCAGACCGGGCAGACGCTCATCCAATGCGCCAACACGGCGCTGTCGAAGGCCAAGAGCCTGGGTCGCAGCCAGGTGTGCGCCTACTCCAGCACGATCAGCCGCCAGATCCAGGAGCGCATCCACCTGAGCGGTGAGCTGGGCCAGGCCATTGACCGGCAGCAGTTCCGGCTGGTGGTGCAACCGCAGGTGCACTGCTCCCGCGCCCTGGTCGGCGCAGAAATTCTGCTGCGTTGGACCAACAGCCAGGGGATTCCTGTGGCGCCCAGCCATTTCATCCCTCTGGCTGAACAGAGTGGCCTCATCCTGCAGCTGGGCAGCTGGGTGTTTCAGCAGACCCTGCAGCACCTGGTGCGCTGGCGTGCAGCGGGCCTGCCGGTGCCCCGGCTGGCGCTCAATGTTTCGCCCCGGGAGCTGGAGTTGCCTGGCCGGCAGTACATCAGCTCGCTGATGGATGGGCTGATGGAGCACAACCTCAGCCCGGCGCAGCTGGAGCTGGAGATCACCGAGTCGGCCCTGCTGCAGGATCCGCTTGCCTGCCGCGAACACCTGCGGGTGTTGGCCGATCAGGGCTTTCGCATCACCATCGATGACTTCGGCACGGGCTATGCCTCGCTGGAGCTGCTGCGCGACCTGCCGGCACACCGCCTCAAGATCGACCGCACCTTCGTGAGGAGCCTCACCGCCTCAGCCGGTGATCGCACGATTGTGCAGGCCGCCATCACCCTGGCGCAAGGCCTGGGGATGGAGTGCATCGCTGAGGGGGTCGAGACAGAGGAGCAACGCCAGATCCTCGAGAACCTCGGCTGCAACCTTTACCAGGGCTACCTCTGTGGCCGCCCTCTGGAGCTGGACGCCTTTGAAACCCTGCTCCGTGATCGCCTCGCTAGCCCAAAGAGCGGAGATGACACCGGCCGTTGGCAGAGCCAGGTGAGCCTGCAGCCCAACCGGCAGAGAAACAGCACATCCGTGCCCAGCACGTTTGAACAACTGGAACTGCTGCGTTCCGCCTTCGATCTGGCCGACGACTACTTCATGCTGCTGCAGGTGATCCAGGGGGACGAGGATTCGATCACCGACTTTCTGATCCTGGAGGCGAATCAATCGGCCTGCGCCACGATGCAGCAGGAACGGGAGGCCATCGTGGGCAAGACCCTACTGACCATCTTTCCGCAGATGGAGCAGAACGGCCTGCTGGAGATCCACATCGATGCCGCCTCCCGCAGCACCCCTACGTTCATCAACGATTTCGTCTACAAGGATGACACCCTCATCCAGGCCCACCGCTGCTACGACATACAGATCCTGCCCACACGCGGCTTTCTTGTGGTGAGCTGGCGCGACGTGACGGATCGCCTCAGGGCCGCACGCACCCTGGCGAATTCTGCAGCCCTCTATCGCTTGCTCACCGACAACATCGTGGAGGTGGTGATGCTGCTCAATCAGCAGGAGGAGGTGGTGTGGGTGTCTCCTTCCCTGGAGCCGATGACGGGCTGGCGAGAAGACCAATGGAAGGGAAAGACCTTCTGCGAGCTGTTTGTGTCAGCCGAGGGTCGGCCAGAGCCCCTGCAGCTCGATGCCTGGCTAACGCCCCATGGCCCGATTCACCAGGGACGCCTGCGGCTGGCGGATCCCAAGGGAGGCTGGAGCTGGGTGGATCTGAGTGTGAGGCGCCTGCAGGAGGAGGGGCGGCGCAGCGGTGATTCCAGCGCCGCTCCCGAGGGATCGCCGGCTGCGCTGAATCTGCACGAGGGCTATGTGATCACCCTGCAGCCTGTGGATCAGAAGGTGATCGAAGAACAACGACTGCTGCAACGGGCCAACCACGATCCCCTCACCGGCCTTGACAGCCGCGACGCCATCCTCAGCCTGCTGGAGCAACGCCTGCTGGATGACAAGACCCTCAGGGCCCAGCCGCTGGCCCTGCTGTTCTGTGACTGTGATGGGTTCAAGGACATCAACGACAGCTACGGCCATGCCTGCGGCGATGTGGTGCTGCAGAGCGTGGCGCGGCGCATCCAGCAGGTGATCCGCCACCGTGACCATGCTGGCCGCATCGGTGGCGATGAGTTTCTGGTGATCCTTGATGGGATTCGGGCGTTGGAGCATGCGATCGCGGTGGCAGAGAAGCTGCAAGTGGCGATTTCCAGGCCGGTCCCCTGGGGGGATCACAGCATCACCCCCTCCTTCTCCATCGGCGTGGCCCTGCACGGCGCCGGAGAGGATGCGGCCCTGTTCCTCAGGCGAGCCGACCGCAACATGTACGCCGCCAAAGCAGGCGGCCGCCACAGGGTGGTGGCCCTCTGA
- a CDS encoding DUF4336 domain-containing protein: MLRLVATDLWVAEQAQTYFGLSIGARMSVIRLQDTGNLLVLSPIEPTAELVDALTTLGRIGHIVAPNSFHHLYANAFKLCFPQARFWGSAALKAKCPDLMIDQLLTAEAPSPWPDLLLCQLQGLNTMAPLGPVPLDEIALCHVPSQTLLLTDSAFNFDASFPWLTRFTTRIAGGFNRLEPTILERLASSDRRRVRASIDAVLAWDFDRVIVAHGAIVETGGKPMLAAAYAGFRS; encoded by the coding sequence ATGCTTCGCCTCGTGGCTACGGATCTATGGGTGGCAGAACAGGCGCAGACGTATTTCGGCCTGAGCATCGGCGCCAGGATGTCGGTGATTCGCCTGCAGGACACCGGCAACCTGCTCGTTCTTTCTCCGATCGAGCCCACGGCGGAGCTTGTGGACGCACTGACCACACTTGGCCGCATTGGCCATATCGTGGCGCCGAATTCCTTCCACCATCTGTATGCCAATGCGTTCAAGCTCTGCTTTCCGCAGGCCAGGTTCTGGGGGTCTGCCGCGCTCAAGGCCAAGTGTCCTGACCTGATGATCGATCAGCTGCTGACTGCTGAAGCGCCCTCCCCCTGGCCGGATCTGCTTCTGTGCCAGCTGCAGGGCCTGAACACGATGGCCCCCCTCGGTCCTGTGCCTCTGGATGAAATTGCCTTGTGCCACGTTCCCAGCCAGACCCTTCTCCTCACCGACAGCGCGTTCAATTTCGACGCCTCTTTCCCCTGGCTCACGCGTTTCACGACCCGCATCGCCGGCGGTTTCAATCGCCTGGAGCCCACAATCCTCGAACGCCTCGCCTCATCGGATCGGCGTAGGGTGCGTGCCTCGATCGATGCGGTGTTGGCGTGGGACTTTGATCGCGTGATCGTTGCCCATGGCGCCATCGTTGAAACCGGCGGCAAGCCCATGCTGGCAGCGGCGTATGCGGGGTTTCGGAGCTGA
- a CDS encoding helix-turn-helix transcriptional regulator, translating to MSVATTGLPTEQARQLLKALADPLRLQVIEALGHGERCVCDLTTDLGLAQSKLSFHLKVLKEAGLLADRQEGRWIYYRLRSEALVALQHWLADLSADCAAPASPCC from the coding sequence GTGAGCGTCGCCACCACGGGCCTGCCGACGGAGCAGGCGCGCCAACTGCTCAAAGCCCTCGCTGATCCGCTGCGTCTGCAGGTGATCGAGGCCCTCGGCCATGGCGAGCGTTGCGTCTGCGATCTCACCACGGATCTGGGCCTGGCGCAATCGAAGCTGTCGTTTCACCTCAAGGTGCTCAAGGAGGCCGGGTTGCTCGCCGATCGCCAGGAGGGTCGCTGGATCTACTACCGCCTGCGCAGCGAAGCCCTCGTGGCGCTCCAGCACTGGTTGGCGGACCTGTCTGCAGACTGCGCCGCCCCTGCTTCCCCCTGCTGCTGA
- the arsB gene encoding ACR3 family arsenite efflux transporter, whose product MAPESNDHGRRAADDKAVLAQLSLLDRFLPLWILLAMGGGLLLGRFFPAIQGWLDAVRIGNTSLPIALGLLLMMYPVLAKVHYEELGRAARDRRLLRLCLVLVWGLGPALMFVLAWLFLPNQPEFRTGLILIGLAPCIAMVLIWIDLARGDREAAALLVAINSIVQVLAYALLGGFYLKILPGWLGLATQDVAFQMAEIAKAVLVFLGLPLAAGYLSRRIGLRLKGPRWYEQRFIPFISPFALYGLLFTIVVMFALQGQAITSDPLAVAGVAVPLLLYFAIMWSVAFAMGRHSGLSYPKTATLAFTAAGNNFELAIAVSISVWGVSSRQALAGVIGPLIEVPVLVALVYVSLWLRRRFEVRAMG is encoded by the coding sequence ATGGCCCCGGAATCCAACGACCATGGCAGACGGGCTGCCGATGACAAGGCCGTCTTGGCCCAGCTGTCGTTGCTCGACCGCTTCCTGCCGCTCTGGATCCTGCTGGCGATGGGCGGCGGCCTGCTGCTGGGCCGCTTCTTTCCTGCCATCCAGGGTTGGCTTGATGCCGTGAGGATCGGCAACACCTCCCTGCCGATTGCTCTGGGGCTGCTGCTGATGATGTACCCGGTGCTGGCGAAGGTGCACTACGAGGAGTTGGGCAGGGCGGCGCGGGATCGCCGGCTGCTGAGGCTCTGCTTGGTGTTGGTCTGGGGTCTGGGGCCGGCACTGATGTTCGTGCTCGCCTGGCTGTTCTTGCCGAACCAGCCGGAGTTCCGCACGGGGCTGATCCTGATCGGCCTGGCCCCCTGCATCGCCATGGTCTTGATCTGGATCGATCTGGCCAGGGGCGACCGGGAGGCGGCTGCCCTGCTGGTGGCGATCAATTCGATCGTGCAGGTTCTGGCCTATGCCTTGCTTGGTGGCTTTTACCTGAAGATCCTGCCCGGCTGGTTGGGCCTGGCCACTCAGGACGTGGCGTTTCAGATGGCGGAGATTGCCAAGGCGGTGCTGGTGTTTCTGGGGCTGCCGCTGGCGGCGGGCTACCTCAGCCGTCGCATCGGCCTCCGGCTCAAGGGACCGCGCTGGTATGAGCAGCGGTTCATCCCGTTCATCAGCCCCTTCGCGCTTTACGGCCTGCTGTTCACGATCGTGGTGATGTTCGCCCTGCAGGGCCAGGCGATCACCTCCGACCCGCTCGCAGTGGCCGGCGTGGCCGTGCCTTTGCTGCTCTACTTCGCGATCATGTGGAGTGTGGCCTTTGCAATGGGCCGGCACAGCGGGCTCAGCTATCCGAAAACGGCAACCCTTGCGTTCACCGCCGCCGGCAATAACTTCGAGCTGGCCATCGCCGTGAGCATCAGCGTGTGGGGGGTCAGCTCCCGTCAGGCCTTGGCCGGTGTGATCGGTCCGCTGATCGAGGTACCGGTGCTGGTGGCACTTGTGTATGTGTCGTTGTGGTTAAGGCGCCGTTTCGAGGTTCGGGCCATGGGCTGA
- a CDS encoding cation-transporting P-type ATPase — translation MLLSASQPIWSLPLEKVYPGLRTTPEGLSQPEAQQRLERYGANRLPPLKRRSLALRLLDQMVHFMALLLWIAGVLAFVAGTPQLGWAIWAVVLINGLFSFWQEFQAERTLAALTRALPRQVQLWRNGTLGFRSAEELVAGDRLLLEEGDRVPADCRISVSHELRVDLSVLTGESAPVARQAMDLPAHQAELRLPTGERPNLLLAGSTIASGRGEAFVYATGSETEFGQVAHLTAGTPRSVSTLEQQVARIVHTISTIALTMGLLAFSLSLVFVGMTPLESLVFAIGIIVANVPEGLLPTVTLALALNVQRMGRRKALVRRLSAVETLGSVSVICSDKTGTLTCNRMAVEETWLPVPGEQLHQLLLQGAALCSNARLDAIGAVGDPTETALLQAAQAAGLDPAELQRLHPRQREIPFDSHRRRMTVLVSWPDPPLAIAAGDSLVITKGAPLEVLERCDAWLTPAGSEPLDARRRLCVVAANDDLAARGFRVIGVALRAAGAEELQATPGDLLETGQTLLGLLGLYDPPRPEVPDAIRRCRDAGIRVTMVTGDYGLTAQAIALQIGLLEPPAPNGRGVNSHQGNGQHRLSGADPVRVIEGSTLAQISDVHLRQLLKYRHRLVFARMAPEQKLRLVQAYQALGEVVAVTGDGVNDAPALRAADVGLAMGITGTDVAREAADIVLLDDNFATIVEAVRFGRSVVANIGKFITYILASNVPEVAPFLAMVVLRIPAALTVLQILAVDLGTDLLPALGLGSETPEAGVMRQPPRPRDLPLLNRPLMVRAYLVLGLVEGLSAMAGYLLVWRNNGVDLAALQQLAPDLLHHRATVEVLAIQHQASTVAFCLIVAGQMAALLACRSDRRPFWELLPIPNPLLWLGFFSEPVVAGLLVLVAPIAAVFELARFPVGYLGPIALAPVAVLLADTVHKWLIRRRLRCAGSGRFRCHRRQDGAASGPAAPSAPS, via the coding sequence GTGCTGCTTTCTGCTTCACAGCCGATCTGGTCCCTGCCGCTGGAGAAGGTGTACCCGGGGCTGCGCACCACCCCAGAAGGTCTCAGCCAGCCGGAGGCGCAGCAGCGGCTGGAGCGTTACGGCGCCAACAGGTTGCCGCCCCTGAAGCGCCGGTCCCTGGCCCTGCGCTTGCTCGACCAGATGGTCCACTTCATGGCCCTGCTGCTCTGGATCGCCGGGGTGCTGGCCTTCGTGGCGGGTACGCCGCAGCTGGGTTGGGCGATCTGGGCGGTGGTACTGATCAACGGCCTCTTTTCCTTCTGGCAGGAGTTCCAGGCCGAGCGCACCCTGGCCGCCCTCACCCGTGCCCTGCCCCGCCAGGTGCAGCTCTGGCGTAACGGCACGCTGGGTTTCCGCTCCGCCGAGGAGCTGGTGGCCGGCGACCGGCTGCTGCTGGAGGAAGGGGACCGGGTGCCGGCCGATTGCCGGATCAGTGTGAGCCATGAGCTTCGCGTCGATCTTTCAGTGCTGACCGGCGAATCGGCGCCCGTGGCCCGCCAGGCCATGGACCTGCCGGCTCACCAGGCCGAGCTGCGCCTGCCCACCGGCGAGCGGCCCAACCTGTTGCTGGCGGGCAGCACGATCGCCTCCGGCCGGGGCGAGGCGTTCGTGTACGCCACCGGCTCTGAAACCGAGTTCGGCCAGGTGGCCCATCTCACGGCCGGCACGCCGCGCAGCGTCAGCACCCTCGAGCAGCAGGTGGCCCGCATCGTGCACACGATCAGCACGATCGCGCTCACGATGGGCCTGCTCGCCTTCTCCTTGAGCCTGGTGTTCGTGGGCATGACGCCCCTCGAAAGCCTGGTCTTCGCGATCGGCATCATCGTGGCCAACGTGCCCGAGGGTCTGCTGCCCACCGTCACCCTGGCGCTGGCGTTGAACGTGCAGCGGATGGGCCGGCGCAAGGCGCTGGTGCGTCGCCTCTCGGCGGTGGAAACACTCGGTTCCGTCAGTGTGATCTGCAGCGACAAGACCGGCACCCTCACCTGCAACCGCATGGCGGTGGAGGAAACCTGGCTGCCGGTTCCCGGCGAGCAGCTGCATCAGCTGCTGCTGCAAGGGGCCGCCCTCTGCAGCAACGCTCGCCTGGATGCCATCGGTGCCGTGGGAGATCCCACCGAGACGGCGCTGCTGCAGGCGGCGCAGGCCGCGGGCCTCGATCCGGCGGAGCTGCAGCGCCTTCACCCCCGCCAGCGCGAGATCCCCTTTGATTCGCACCGGCGGCGCATGACGGTGCTGGTGAGCTGGCCTGACCCACCCCTGGCCATCGCCGCTGGCGACAGCCTGGTGATCACCAAGGGAGCGCCGCTGGAGGTGCTGGAGCGCTGCGACGCCTGGCTCACCCCTGCCGGCAGCGAACCGCTCGATGCGCGTCGGCGCCTCTGTGTGGTGGCCGCCAACGACGACCTGGCCGCCCGGGGCTTTCGGGTGATCGGCGTTGCCCTGCGGGCCGCCGGGGCGGAAGAACTGCAGGCGACGCCAGGAGACCTGCTGGAAACGGGCCAGACGCTGCTCGGCCTGCTGGGCCTGTACGACCCGCCCCGCCCCGAAGTGCCCGATGCCATCCGCCGCTGCCGCGACGCCGGCATTCGGGTGACCATGGTGACCGGTGACTACGGACTCACAGCCCAGGCGATCGCGCTCCAGATCGGTCTGCTGGAGCCGCCCGCCCCCAATGGTCGCGGAGTCAACAGCCACCAGGGCAATGGTCAGCACCGACTGTCCGGCGCCGACCCGGTACGGGTGATCGAGGGCTCCACCCTGGCCCAGATCAGCGACGTGCATCTGCGCCAGCTGCTCAAGTACCGCCACCGACTGGTGTTCGCCCGCATGGCCCCGGAGCAGAAGCTGCGGCTCGTGCAGGCCTACCAGGCCCTGGGTGAGGTGGTGGCCGTCACCGGCGATGGCGTCAACGACGCCCCGGCCCTGCGTGCCGCTGATGTGGGCCTGGCCATGGGCATTACCGGCACCGATGTGGCCCGCGAGGCGGCCGACATCGTGCTGCTCGATGACAACTTCGCCACGATCGTGGAGGCGGTCCGCTTCGGCCGCTCGGTGGTGGCGAACATCGGCAAGTTCATCACTTACATCCTGGCCTCGAACGTGCCCGAGGTCGCGCCGTTCCTGGCAATGGTGGTGCTGCGGATCCCGGCGGCCCTCACCGTGCTGCAGATCCTGGCGGTGGATCTCGGCACCGACCTGCTGCCGGCCCTGGGGTTGGGCTCCGAGACCCCCGAGGCGGGGGTGATGCGCCAGCCGCCCCGCCCCCGGGACCTGCCCCTGCTCAACCGGCCCCTAATGGTGCGGGCCTATCTGGTGCTGGGTCTGGTGGAAGGACTGAGCGCGATGGCGGGGTACCTGCTGGTGTGGCGCAACAACGGCGTGGACCTGGCCGCCCTGCAGCAGCTGGCGCCAGACCTGCTCCATCACCGCGCCACCGTTGAGGTGCTGGCGATTCAGCACCAGGCCTCCACCGTGGCCTTCTGCCTGATTGTGGCCGGCCAAATGGCCGCGCTGCTGGCCTGCCGCAGCGACCGGCGCCCCTTTTGGGAACTTCTGCCCATTCCCAATCCGTTGCTGTGGCTTGGCTTCTTCAGCGAGCCCGTGGTGGCGGGCCTCCTGGTGCTGGTGGCCCCGATCGCCGCTGTGTTTGAGCTGGCCCGCTTCCCGGTTGGCTACCTCGGCCCGATCGCCCTGGCTCCCGTGGCGGTGCTGCTCGCCGACACAGTGCACAAGTGGCTGATCCGCAGGCGGCTCAGATGTGCAGGTTCGGGCAGATTTCGCTGCCATCGTCGACAGGATGGCGCTGCCAGCGGGCCAGCAGCTCCTTCAGCTCCGTCTTGA
- a CDS encoding heavy metal-responsive transcriptional regulator — MARPAVGQGGMKIGALASRSGVPVKTLRYYEDLGLLPAIGRSEGGYRLFDEHSLRRLEFIRRLKTLGLTLEEIQACLNVHDAGALPCDSIQAQLLHQIERIDHQIRDLRHLKTELKELLARWQRHPVDDGSEICPNLHI; from the coding sequence ATGGCGCGTCCCGCCGTGGGGCAAGGGGGAATGAAAATCGGGGCATTGGCGTCGCGCAGCGGCGTGCCGGTGAAAACCCTGCGGTATTACGAAGACCTGGGCCTGCTGCCGGCGATCGGCCGCAGCGAGGGTGGCTATCGCCTCTTCGATGAACACAGCCTGCGCCGTCTGGAGTTCATCCGGCGGCTGAAAACCCTGGGGCTCACGCTGGAGGAGATCCAGGCCTGCCTCAACGTCCACGACGCCGGCGCCCTGCCGTGCGACAGCATCCAGGCCCAGCTCCTGCACCAGATCGAGCGGATCGATCACCAGATCCGTGATCTGCGTCACCTCAAGACGGAGCTGAAGGAGCTGCTGGCCCGCTGGCAGCGCCATCCTGTCGACGATGGCAGCGAAATCTGCCCGAACCTGCACATCTGA